In Ruminococcaceae bacterium R-25, one genomic interval encodes:
- a CDS encoding glucose-1-phosphate cytidylyltransferase yields MKVVILAGGYGTRITEESQFRPKPMIEIGGKPIIWHIMKEYSHYGFNEFVICAGYKQHMIKQWFADYFLRCSDVTFDYSEGNNNMIVHETSIEPWKVTVCDTGYSTMTGGRVKRIEKYIGDEPFMLTYGDGVCDVDINKLVEFHKSHGKIATLTSVVIEQQKGILDIAENNSVRSFREKSLSDGAMINAGYMVLQPEIFNYIEGDDTVFEKEPLEALASQGELMSYTHRGFWQCMDNAREKDILEKLWDTNKAQWKCWDD; encoded by the coding sequence ATGAAAGTTGTAATCCTTGCAGGTGGTTATGGAACACGTATAACCGAAGAAAGCCAGTTCCGTCCCAAGCCGATGATCGAGATCGGCGGAAAGCCTATCATATGGCACATCATGAAGGAATACTCACATTACGGATTCAACGAATTCGTTATCTGTGCCGGTTACAAGCAGCACATGATCAAGCAGTGGTTTGCAGACTACTTCCTGCGCTGCAGCGACGTTACTTTCGATTATTCCGAAGGCAACAATAATATGATCGTTCATGAGACGTCGATCGAACCGTGGAAAGTTACCGTCTGTGATACCGGTTACAGCACGATGACTGGCGGCCGTGTTAAGAGGATCGAAAAATATATTGGAGATGAGCCGTTCATGCTGACATACGGTGACGGTGTCTGCGACGTTGACATCAACAAACTCGTTGAATTCCATAAGTCACATGGAAAGATCGCTACTCTTACATCCGTTGTCATTGAGCAGCAAAAAGGCATCCTCGATATTGCGGAGAACAATTCCGTACGTTCCTTCCGTGAGAAGAGCTTATCCGACGGTGCCATGATCAATGCCGGATATATGGTGCTCCAGCCGGAGATCTTCAATTACATTGAAGGTGATGACACAGTATTCGAGAAAGAGCCTCTGGAAGCGCTTGCATCTCAGGGAGAGCTGATGTCCTATACACACAGAGGTTTCTGGCAGTGCATGGATAATGCAAGAGAGAAGGATATTCTCGAGAAACTTTGGGATACCAATAAAGCCCAGTGGAAATGTTGGGATGACTAA